A single region of the Streptococcus sanguinis genome encodes:
- the guaA gene encoding glutamine-hydrolyzing GMP synthase: MTTRTELQDVEKIIVLDYGSQYNQLISRRIREIGVFSELKSHKITADEVRAIQPVGIILSGGPNSVYEDGSFDIDPEIFELGIPILGICYGMQLLTHKLGGKVVPAGHAGNREYGQSTLSHTANSSLFNGTPESQLVLMSHGDAVTEIPADFVRTGTSADCPFAAIENPAKKIYGIQFHPEVRHSEFGYDILRNFALNICGAKGDWSMDNFIDMEIQKIRQTVGDKKVLLGLSGGVDSSVVGVLLQKAIGDQLICIFVDHGLLRKGEADQVMDMLGGKFGLNIIKADAAKRFLDKLAGVSDPEQKRKIIGNEFVYVFDDEASKLKDVKFLAQGTLYTDVIESGTDTAQTIKSHHNVGGLPEDMQFELIEPLNTLYKDEVRALGTELGMPDEIVWRQPFPGPGLAIRVMGEITEEKLETVRESDAILREEIAKAGLDRDIWQYFTVNTGVRSVGVMGDGRTYDYTIAIRAITSIDGMTADFAKIPWDVLQKISVRIVNEVDHVNRIVYDITSKPPATVEWE; this comes from the coding sequence ATGACAACTAGAACTGAATTGCAAGATGTCGAAAAGATCATCGTGCTTGATTACGGCAGCCAGTACAACCAGCTGATTTCACGCCGCATTCGTGAAATCGGTGTTTTTTCTGAGCTCAAGAGCCACAAGATTACTGCAGACGAGGTCCGTGCTATCCAGCCTGTCGGGATTATCCTTTCCGGTGGTCCGAATTCTGTATATGAAGACGGCTCCTTTGATATTGATCCGGAAATTTTTGAGTTGGGAATCCCGATTTTGGGAATCTGCTATGGTATGCAGCTGTTGACTCACAAGCTGGGCGGCAAGGTTGTCCCTGCTGGTCATGCTGGAAATCGTGAATATGGTCAGTCGACTCTGTCACATACTGCTAACTCCAGCCTTTTCAACGGAACACCTGAAAGCCAGCTAGTTCTTATGAGCCATGGAGATGCAGTAACAGAAATTCCTGCTGACTTTGTCCGTACTGGTACTTCTGCTGACTGTCCTTTTGCAGCAATTGAAAATCCTGCTAAGAAAATCTACGGCATTCAGTTCCACCCTGAGGTTCGTCACTCAGAGTTCGGTTATGATATTCTTCGTAACTTTGCTCTTAATATTTGTGGAGCTAAAGGCGACTGGTCTATGGATAACTTCATTGACATGGAAATTCAAAAAATCCGCCAAACCGTTGGTGACAAGAAGGTGCTGTTGGGACTTTCTGGTGGTGTAGACTCTTCTGTCGTCGGTGTTCTCTTACAGAAAGCAATCGGTGATCAACTAATCTGTATCTTTGTGGATCATGGTCTTTTACGTAAAGGCGAAGCTGATCAGGTCATGGATATGCTGGGCGGCAAATTTGGTTTGAATATCATTAAGGCAGATGCTGCTAAACGATTCCTTGATAAACTAGCCGGTGTCTCAGATCCAGAGCAAAAACGTAAAATCATTGGAAACGAGTTTGTCTATGTCTTTGACGACGAAGCCAGCAAACTAAAAGATGTAAAATTCTTGGCTCAAGGAACTCTCTATACAGACGTTATCGAATCTGGTACCGACACTGCTCAGACTATCAAGTCTCACCATAACGTTGGTGGTCTGCCAGAAGACATGCAGTTTGAGCTGATTGAGCCACTGAACACGCTCTATAAGGATGAAGTGCGTGCTTTGGGTACCGAGCTTGGTATGCCTGATGAAATTGTCTGGCGCCAGCCATTCCCAGGACCAGGACTTGCTATTCGCGTTATGGGAGAAATCACTGAGGAAAAATTGGAAACTGTCCGCGAATCTGATGCTATTCTCCGCGAAGAAATCGCCAAAGCTGGTCTTGACCGCGACATCTGGCAATACTTTACTGTTAATACTGGAGTCCGTTCTGTTGGTGTCATGGGTGACGGCCGGACTTACGACTACACAATTGCGATTCGCGCTATCACTTCTATTGATGGCATGACAGCTGACTTTGCCAAGATTCCTTGGGATGTTCTGCAAAAAATCTCTGTTCGTATCGTCAACGAGGTGGATCACGTCAACCGCATCGTCTACGATATCACTAGCAAACCACCTGCAACTGTTGAGTGGGAGTAA
- a CDS encoding alpha/beta hydrolase has protein sequence MNYFTALFLKINTLINNLVARSIKQLPASKQSIDPIIMIPGSSATENRFNRMVKKLNRNQHPRHSLVRIKVWNDGHMTYRGHLKRKDRNPIFVVGFQNNRDGYENIKQQAAMFDAALTVLLDKYSFNSFKALGHSNGGLIYTVFLQQYLANHSGVEMEKLLTIGSPYNLNKKNLNHRVEMLDDFVANQEKLPKKLQHLSILGIFFRDGDGIVHKSSVEAGSLIYKGKIASHREVVIVGKDAHHSLLPQNEQVVDLIREFLF, from the coding sequence ATGAATTACTTTACAGCTTTATTTCTAAAAATTAATACTCTGATTAATAATTTAGTTGCGCGATCAATCAAACAGCTGCCTGCCAGCAAACAATCAATTGATCCTATTATCATGATTCCAGGTAGTTCGGCAACAGAAAATAGATTTAATCGAATGGTTAAAAAGCTCAATCGGAATCAGCATCCGCGTCATAGTCTGGTCCGTATTAAAGTCTGGAATGACGGACACATGACCTACAGAGGGCATTTGAAGCGCAAGGACAGAAATCCTATTTTTGTGGTTGGCTTTCAAAATAATCGCGATGGTTATGAAAACATCAAGCAGCAGGCGGCCATGTTTGATGCTGCCTTGACTGTCTTGCTAGATAAGTATTCTTTTAACAGTTTTAAGGCGCTGGGGCACTCTAACGGTGGTCTAATTTATACAGTATTCCTGCAGCAATACCTTGCAAACCATTCTGGGGTGGAGATGGAAAAGCTCCTGACTATTGGCAGTCCTTATAATCTGAACAAGAAAAATCTCAATCATCGAGTTGAGATGTTAGATGACTTTGTAGCCAATCAGGAAAAACTTCCTAAAAAGCTTCAGCATTTATCAATTTTGGGAATCTTTTTCCGAGATGGAGACGGAATTGTCCATAAAAGCAGTGTAGAAGCTGGGAGTTTGATTTATAAAGGAAAGATTGCTTCACACAGAGAGGTCGTCATCGTAGGCAAGGACGCCCATCATTCTTTACTGCCGCAAAATGAGCAAGTAGTTGATTTGATTAGGGAGTTTTTATTCTAA
- a CDS encoding lysozyme family protein: MFKFLRRLILVLFVLFACYKIYQVHHDVKQVMKYQSLVREVLDEQDTAANEELVLAMIYTETKGKDTDVMQSSESATGQTNAITDNKESIRQGVQTLSDNLELASEKKVDVWTAVQAYNFGQAYIDYVAKNGGENTLELAKKYSKDVVAPSLGNVTGKTYGYYNFISIFHGPELYINGGNYYYSRQVKMNMHIMRLLKWF, translated from the coding sequence ATGTTTAAATTTCTAAGAAGACTGATTTTAGTCCTTTTCGTGCTCTTTGCCTGCTACAAGATTTATCAGGTTCATCATGATGTCAAGCAGGTCATGAAGTATCAGAGCTTAGTCAGAGAAGTGCTGGACGAGCAGGATACAGCGGCCAATGAAGAATTGGTACTGGCCATGATTTATACAGAGACCAAGGGAAAAGACACTGATGTCATGCAGTCCAGTGAAAGCGCGACTGGTCAGACCAATGCCATCACGGACAACAAAGAAAGTATTCGCCAGGGCGTCCAGACCCTGTCTGATAACCTAGAGTTAGCCAGCGAGAAAAAGGTAGATGTTTGGACAGCAGTACAAGCCTATAATTTCGGTCAGGCCTATATCGACTACGTCGCTAAAAACGGTGGCGAAAATACGCTGGAGCTGGCTAAGAAATATTCAAAAGATGTAGTAGCGCCAAGCTTAGGAAATGTAACTGGCAAGACCTACGGCTACTATAACTTTATTTCTATTTTCCACGGCCCAGAGCTCTATATCAACGGCGGTAATTATTATTATTCCCGTCAGGTCAAGATGAATATGCACATCATGCGTCTCTTAAAATGGTTTTAG
- a CDS encoding lipoate--protein ligase encodes MKYIVNYSNDTAFNIALEEYAFKHLLDEDEIFLLWINKPSIIVGRHQNTIEEINRDYVREHGIEVVRRISGGGAVYHDLNNLNYTIISKESEDRAFDFKSFSTPVINTLAELGVKAEFTGRNDLEIDGKKFCGNAQAYINGRIMHHGCLLFDVNLSVLANALKVSKDKFESKGVKSVRARVTNIVNELPEKITVEEFRDLLLDYMKKEYPEMTEYVFSEKELEEIKQIRDSKFGTWDWNYGKSPEYNVRRGTKFTSGKVEIFANVVESKIQDIKIYGDFFGIEDVAAVEDVLRGVKYEREDVLKALETIDISRYFAGISREEIAEAIVG; translated from the coding sequence ATGAAATACATTGTTAACTACTCAAATGATACAGCTTTTAATATCGCTTTGGAAGAATATGCTTTCAAACACCTCTTAGATGAGGATGAAATTTTCCTGCTCTGGATTAACAAACCCTCTATCATAGTGGGGCGTCACCAAAATACCATCGAAGAAATCAACCGTGATTATGTCCGTGAGCATGGTATTGAAGTAGTGCGTCGTATCAGTGGCGGAGGTGCCGTTTATCATGATCTAAACAACCTCAACTACACCATTATCTCTAAGGAAAGCGAAGATCGTGCTTTTGACTTCAAGAGTTTTTCTACGCCAGTTATCAATACCTTGGCAGAGCTTGGGGTAAAGGCTGAATTCACTGGCCGCAATGACCTAGAGATTGATGGCAAAAAGTTCTGTGGCAATGCTCAGGCCTATATTAACGGCCGTATCATGCACCATGGTTGCCTGCTCTTTGATGTTAATCTGTCCGTCTTGGCCAATGCGCTTAAGGTTTCTAAAGACAAGTTCGAATCAAAAGGAGTTAAATCCGTCCGTGCCCGTGTAACCAATATTGTCAATGAATTGCCAGAAAAGATTACCGTCGAAGAATTCCGAGACCTGCTTCTGGACTATATGAAGAAAGAATATCCAGAAATGACAGAGTATGTCTTCTCTGAGAAAGAACTGGAAGAAATCAAGCAAATCAGAGATAGCAAGTTTGGAACTTGGGACTGGAACTACGGTAAATCACCTGAATACAATGTGCGCCGTGGCACCAAGTTTACCAGCGGTAAGGTAGAAATCTTTGCCAATGTTGTTGAATCCAAGATTCAGGATATTAAAATCTATGGAGACTTCTTTGGTATTGAGGATGTAGCAGCAGTAGAAGATGTGCTGCGCGGCGTTAAATACGAGCGCGAAGATGTCCTTAAAGCTCTTGAAACGATTGATATTAGCCGCTACTTTGCTGGAATCAGCAGAGAAGAGATTGCCGAAGCTATCGTCGGTTAA
- a CDS encoding putative DNA-binding protein translates to MEIEKTNRMNALFEFYAALLTDKQMNYIELYYADDYSLAEIAEEFGVSRQAVYDNIKRTEKILEDYEKKLHMYSDYIVRSQIFDQITEKYPDDSYLQEQIGILSGIDNRE, encoded by the coding sequence ATGGAAATTGAAAAAACAAACCGAATGAATGCTCTCTTTGAGTTTTATGCGGCGCTTTTGACTGACAAGCAGATGAACTATATCGAGCTCTACTATGCAGATGATTACAGTCTGGCGGAGATTGCCGAGGAGTTTGGTGTTAGCCGTCAGGCCGTTTATGATAATATCAAGCGGACGGAGAAGATTCTGGAAGACTATGAGAAAAAGCTGCACATGTACTCGGACTACATTGTCAGAAGTCAGATATTTGACCAGATTACAGAGAAATACCCTGACGACAGCTATCTGCAGGAGCAGATCGGGATTCTGTCTGGTATTGACAACCGAGAGTGA
- a CDS encoding alpha/beta hydrolase — protein MNKKLGFKLLILVLVTIAGLTAFYNHKEATSLNTKQYVQSTTPTLFFHGFGSSSNAENHMTEAAKKAGVTQTIITANVSKNEQVSLLGEIPKGAINPIIKVNYEDNRNADYAQDGKYAAAVIRKLQETYGFDKMNLVGHSMGNMSILFYMLENGQDEKLPELQKQVNIANHVNGLEGRDLPEDLSILDDQTGQPSTMSQTYQKLLGLREVYPQEQVDVLNIYGDFKNESDGSVLNTSSRSLKYLLVENAKSYQEKKITGQLAQHSQLHENPEVDELLIDFLWKK, from the coding sequence ATGAACAAGAAACTTGGTTTTAAGCTCCTCATTCTGGTTTTGGTGACAATTGCCGGTCTAACAGCTTTTTACAACCATAAAGAAGCTACTAGTCTCAATACAAAACAATATGTGCAGTCAACAACGCCGACCTTGTTTTTCCACGGTTTTGGATCCAGCTCTAATGCTGAAAACCATATGACAGAGGCAGCCAAAAAAGCTGGAGTCACTCAGACAATTATCACGGCAAATGTCAGTAAAAATGAGCAAGTAAGCTTATTAGGAGAGATACCGAAAGGTGCTATCAATCCCATTATTAAGGTAAACTATGAAGATAACCGCAATGCCGATTATGCTCAAGACGGCAAATATGCAGCAGCTGTGATTCGCAAGCTACAAGAAACTTATGGCTTTGATAAGATGAATCTGGTAGGTCATTCGATGGGAAATATGTCCATCCTCTTTTATATGCTGGAGAACGGCCAGGATGAAAAGCTGCCCGAGCTGCAAAAGCAGGTCAATATTGCCAACCATGTTAATGGTCTAGAAGGAAGAGACTTGCCTGAAGATTTGAGTATCCTAGACGACCAAACTGGCCAGCCTAGTACTATGAGCCAGACTTATCAAAAACTACTGGGATTACGAGAAGTATATCCACAAGAGCAGGTTGATGTTCTTAATATCTACGGCGATTTCAAAAATGAATCCGATGGCTCCGTACTCAATACCTCTTCCCGCAGCCTCAAATATCTCCTAGTTGAGAATGCTAAATCTTACCAGGAAAAGAAAATTACAGGCCAGTTGGCTCAGCACAGCCAATTGCATGAGAATCCAGAAGTAGACGAATTACTGATTGACTTCCTTTGGAAAAAGTAG
- the ffh gene encoding signal recognition particle protein: protein MAFESLTERLQNVFKNLRRKGKISESDVQEATKEIRLALLEADVALPVVKDFIKKVRERAVGHEVIDTLNPAQQIIKIVDEELTTILGSDTAEIIKSPKIPTIIMMVGLQGAGKTTFAGKLANKLKKEENARPLMIAADIYRPAAIDQLKTLGQQIDVPVFALGTEVPAVEIVRQGLDQAKANHNDYVLIDTAGRLQIDEKLMQELSDVKALANPNEILLVVDAMIGQEAANVAREFNSQLEVTGVILTKIDGDTRGGAALSVRQITGKPIKFTGTGEKITDIETFHPDRMSSRILGMGDMLTLIEKASQEYDEKKSLEMAEKMRENTFDFNDFIDQLDQVQGMGPMEDLLKLIPGMANNPALKNIKVDEKEIARKRAIVSSMTPAERENPDLLSPSRRRRIANGSGNSFVDVNKFIKDFNQAKQMMQGVLSGDMSKMMKQMGLNPNNMPKNMPGGGGIPDMSALEGMMGQGGMPDMSGLGGAGMPDMSQMFGGGLKGKAGEFLMRRSMNKMAKQMKKNKKKRK, encoded by the coding sequence ATGGCATTTGAAAGTTTAACGGAACGTTTGCAGAACGTCTTTAAAAATCTGCGCAGAAAAGGAAAAATCTCAGAGAGCGATGTTCAGGAAGCAACCAAAGAGATTCGTCTGGCCCTTTTAGAAGCCGATGTTGCCCTGCCGGTTGTCAAAGACTTTATCAAGAAAGTCCGTGAGCGGGCTGTCGGCCATGAGGTTATCGATACCCTCAATCCAGCGCAACAAATCATCAAGATTGTTGACGAAGAGCTGACAACTATCCTGGGCTCTGATACTGCTGAGATTATCAAGTCACCAAAAATTCCGACTATTATCATGATGGTTGGTCTGCAAGGGGCTGGTAAGACTACCTTTGCCGGTAAGCTTGCTAATAAGCTCAAGAAAGAAGAAAATGCTCGTCCGCTCATGATTGCGGCGGATATTTACCGTCCGGCGGCTATCGATCAGCTGAAAACACTTGGACAGCAAATTGATGTTCCTGTCTTTGCTTTAGGCACTGAAGTTCCAGCTGTTGAGATTGTCCGTCAAGGTTTAGATCAGGCAAAAGCCAACCACAATGACTATGTCCTGATTGATACGGCTGGGCGTCTCCAGATTGACGAAAAGCTCATGCAGGAGCTGTCTGATGTCAAAGCGCTGGCTAATCCGAATGAAATCCTCTTGGTTGTCGATGCCATGATTGGTCAGGAAGCAGCTAATGTCGCTCGTGAATTTAACAGCCAACTGGAAGTGACCGGGGTTATCCTGACTAAGATTGATGGTGATACCCGTGGCGGTGCAGCCCTGTCTGTCCGTCAGATTACTGGTAAGCCTATTAAATTTACTGGTACCGGTGAAAAGATCACTGATATCGAAACCTTCCACCCAGACCGCATGTCCAGCCGGATTTTGGGCATGGGGGACATGCTGACTCTGATCGAAAAAGCCTCTCAGGAATACGATGAGAAAAAATCGCTTGAAATGGCTGAAAAGATGCGGGAAAACACCTTTGATTTCAATGATTTTATTGATCAGCTGGATCAAGTCCAAGGCATGGGACCTATGGAGGATTTGCTCAAGCTGATTCCAGGCATGGCCAATAATCCTGCCCTCAAGAATATCAAAGTTGATGAGAAAGAAATTGCTCGCAAGCGTGCCATTGTATCCTCTATGACACCGGCTGAGCGGGAAAATCCTGACTTGCTGAGTCCTAGCCGTCGCCGTCGGATTGCCAATGGTTCAGGTAACAGTTTCGTCGATGTTAATAAATTTATCAAAGACTTCAATCAAGCTAAGCAGATGATGCAGGGTGTTCTGTCAGGCGATATGAGCAAGATGATGAAGCAAATGGGTCTTAATCCAAACAATATGCCTAAGAACATGCCTGGTGGCGGAGGAATCCCCGACATGTCAGCTCTGGAAGGCATGATGGGCCAAGGCGGTATGCCAGATATGTCAGGCTTAGGAGGAGCCGGCATGCCGGATATGAGCCAAATGTTTGGCGGCGGCCTCAAGGGCAAGGCCGGGGAGTTTCTGATGCGCCGCAGCATGAACAAAATGGCCAAGCAAATGAAGAAAAACAAGAAGAAGCGGAAGTAG
- the xerS gene encoding tyrosine recombinase XerS, translating into MRRELLLERIDRLKATMPWYILEYYQSKLAVPYSFTTLYEYLKEYDRFFNWMLESGITDASHIAEIPLSILENMTKKDMEAFILYLRERPLLNANTTQNGVSQTTINRTLSALSSLYKYLTEEVENEQGEPYFYRNVMKKVATKKKKETLAARAENIKQKLFLGDETEEFLQYIDTEYPKKLSNRALSSFNKNKERDLAIIALLLASGVRLSEAVNLDLKDINLKMMVIEVTRKGGKRDSVNVAAFAKSYLEEYLSIRSKRYKAEKTDTAFFLTEYRGTPNRIDASSVEKMVAKYSESFKVRVTPHKLRHTLATRLYDATKSQVLVSHQLGHASTQVTDLYTHIVNDEQKNALDKL; encoded by the coding sequence ATGAGACGTGAACTGTTATTAGAAAGAATTGATAGACTCAAAGCCACTATGCCCTGGTACATTCTGGAATATTACCAGTCTAAGCTGGCGGTGCCTTATAGTTTTACAACCTTATACGAATATCTCAAAGAATATGATCGCTTTTTTAACTGGATGCTAGAATCTGGTATCACGGATGCTTCGCATATTGCTGAGATTCCTCTCTCAATCTTGGAAAATATGACCAAAAAAGACATGGAAGCCTTCATTCTTTATCTGCGCGAGCGGCCGCTTCTCAATGCCAATACAACTCAAAATGGTGTTTCCCAGACAACCATTAACCGGACTCTTTCGGCTTTATCTAGCCTCTACAAATATTTGACTGAGGAAGTCGAAAACGAACAGGGCGAGCCTTACTTCTATCGAAATGTGATGAAAAAAGTTGCTACTAAGAAGAAAAAGGAAACTCTGGCAGCCCGTGCAGAGAATATTAAGCAGAAGCTCTTTTTAGGGGATGAGACAGAAGAATTTCTCCAGTATATTGATACGGAGTACCCCAAGAAACTCTCTAATCGAGCTCTGTCCTCCTTCAACAAGAACAAGGAACGTGATCTAGCCATTATTGCCTTGCTACTAGCCTCTGGCGTTCGTCTGTCTGAAGCTGTTAATCTGGATCTGAAAGACATCAATCTCAAAATGATGGTCATTGAAGTGACAAGAAAAGGCGGAAAAAGGGACTCTGTCAATGTTGCTGCTTTTGCCAAGTCCTATTTAGAGGAGTACCTGAGTATTCGAAGCAAACGATACAAGGCCGAAAAGACGGATACAGCATTCTTTTTGACTGAATACCGAGGCACTCCGAATCGAATCGATGCTTCCAGTGTTGAAAAAATGGTGGCCAAGTATTCTGAGAGCTTCAAGGTGCGAGTGACGCCTCACAAACTCCGCCACACACTTGCTACACGTTTATACGATGCAACCAAATCTCAAGTTCTCGTCAGTCATCAGCTAGGGCATGCTAGCACTCAGGTAACGGACCTCTACACCCACATTGTCAATGATGAACAAAAGAACGCTTTGGACAAACTATAA
- a CDS encoding MepB family protein: MKMTDILHRYYGDFDLVNEKWNEDEDYESILIKPKDNQEYKRCRLAKKTPKKEGYFTVFWKKDQDNKNIPYTDRDLGDELVIVVIDDCHCGLFITPKEVAISKKILSTKDCKGKMAMRFYPSWCTHLNKTAQATQKWQLDYFQKIELEE; the protein is encoded by the coding sequence ATGAAAATGACAGACATTCTCCATAGGTATTATGGTGACTTTGATCTGGTAAATGAAAAATGGAACGAAGACGAAGACTATGAAAGCATTTTAATTAAGCCAAAGGATAATCAAGAATATAAAAGATGCCGTTTGGCAAAGAAAACACCCAAAAAAGAAGGATACTTTACAGTCTTTTGGAAAAAAGACCAAGACAACAAGAATATTCCTTATACTGATAGAGACTTGGGTGATGAACTGGTTATTGTCGTTATCGACGACTGTCATTGCGGTTTATTTATAACTCCCAAAGAGGTGGCTATTAGTAAAAAAATTCTTTCTACAAAGGATTGTAAAGGAAAGATGGCTATGCGGTTTTATCCGTCCTGGTGCACACATTTAAATAAAACAGCTCAGGCAACACAAAAATGGCAACTGGATTATTTTCAAAAAATCGAATTAGAAGAATAA
- a CDS encoding DUF1002 domain-containing protein, with protein sequence MKFKKTLMTAGALLATLFTVSTAAANSNVQKVIDETYVQPEYVLGYSLDESQKQQTLQMLGYNSSSDSKPLKTMTPEVYSKIMDVANDPSLQLYSSVKIQKLGGNKPLEVKIVTPQNITKVTEDMYRNAAVTLGVQHAQITVAAPIPVTGESALAGIYYSLEDNGATIPQENKNLAQEELAALSGINAENTGKEGYDADKLNVALADIKAAIANAKKNNSNLTADDVRKIVEETLKNYGLTQSVTSDQINLIVNFAINLSNSGVITDSDFTKTLSDLKDSIVSKAGDTFNNINLNFDANGLLQEGGNFFSNIWNAIVNFFKGLFGG encoded by the coding sequence ATGAAATTCAAAAAAACTTTAATGACAGCAGGAGCCTTGCTGGCTACTCTGTTTACTGTATCGACCGCAGCTGCCAATTCAAATGTTCAGAAAGTCATTGATGAGACTTACGTGCAGCCAGAGTATGTGCTGGGTTATTCCTTGGATGAAAGCCAAAAACAGCAGACCTTGCAAATGCTAGGCTACAATTCATCTAGTGACAGCAAGCCACTTAAGACCATGACACCGGAAGTCTACTCTAAAATCATGGATGTTGCCAACGACCCTAGTCTGCAGCTTTATTCTTCTGTAAAAATCCAGAAGTTAGGCGGCAACAAGCCATTAGAGGTCAAAATTGTCACTCCGCAAAACATCACTAAGGTTACAGAAGATATGTATCGCAATGCAGCTGTTACTCTGGGTGTTCAGCACGCGCAGATTACCGTTGCAGCACCAATTCCGGTAACAGGTGAGAGCGCCTTGGCAGGGATTTACTACTCTCTAGAGGATAATGGCGCGACCATTCCTCAGGAAAATAAAAATCTAGCACAGGAAGAACTGGCTGCCCTTTCTGGCATCAATGCTGAAAATACAGGTAAGGAAGGCTATGACGCAGACAAGCTCAACGTAGCCTTGGCTGATATCAAAGCGGCTATTGCCAATGCTAAGAAGAACAACAGCAATCTGACAGCAGATGATGTTCGTAAGATTGTTGAAGAAACCTTGAAAAACTACGGTCTAACTCAGTCAGTGACCAGTGACCAAATCAACCTCATCGTGAATTTCGCTATCAATCTTTCAAACAGTGGAGTCATTACAGATTCTGACTTTACAAAGACACTTAGTGACTTGAAAGACAGCATTGTTTCAAAGGCAGGGGATACTTTTAACAATATTAACCTCAACTTTGATGCAAACGGCCTCCTTCAAGAAGGCGGTAATTTCTTTTCTAATATCTGGAATGCCATTGTCAACTTCTTTAAAGGATTATTTGGCGGTTAA
- a CDS encoding 2-oxoglutarate:acceptor oxidoreductase, whose amino-acid sequence MAKQVIYKGMSCWLLELEESFPARVQLISPDDLSKAMQEGFSCWGYPNEIMKEVSAEEYACLTRFGKFPPN is encoded by the coding sequence ATGGCTAAACAAGTTATCTACAAGGGAATGTCCTGCTGGTTGTTGGAGTTGGAAGAATCTTTTCCTGCCAGGGTACAACTCATCTCCCCTGACGATCTTTCTAAGGCAATGCAAGAAGGTTTCAGTTGCTGGGGGTACCCAAATGAGATTATGAAAGAAGTCTCTGCTGAGGAATATGCTTGTTTAACACGTTTTGGAAAATTTCCACCGAATTGA
- a CDS encoding GntR family transcriptional regulator encodes MLPAYIKIHDQIKKDIDDAVWEIGERLPSERDLAETFKVSRMTLRQAITLLVEEGVLERRVGSGTFVASTRVQEKMRGTTSFTEIMKAQGKTPSSQLISYRRTLPSEQEVEKLGIHKTENVIRMERVRYADDLPVVYEVASIPEKFIKNFKKEEVTSHFFQTLQEHGYKIGKSQQTIYARLAKEKIANYLDIPRGHAILGLTQISYFDDGTAFEYVKSQYVGDRFEFYLENN; translated from the coding sequence ATGTTGCCCGCATATATCAAAATTCATGATCAGATTAAGAAAGATATTGACGATGCCGTTTGGGAGATTGGGGAGCGCCTGCCCAGCGAGCGAGATCTAGCCGAAACCTTTAAGGTCAGCCGTATGACCCTGCGTCAGGCTATTACACTCTTGGTTGAGGAGGGAGTGCTGGAGCGTCGGGTCGGTAGTGGAACCTTTGTAGCCAGCACACGCGTTCAGGAGAAAATGCGCGGCACCACCAGCTTCACGGAAATCATGAAAGCTCAAGGCAAAACGCCATCCAGTCAGCTCATTTCTTATCGGCGTACCCTGCCGAGTGAGCAGGAAGTGGAAAAGCTAGGCATCCATAAGACAGAAAATGTCATTCGGATGGAGCGGGTTCGCTACGCTGACGATTTGCCGGTGGTCTACGAGGTGGCTTCAATTCCAGAGAAGTTCATTAAGAATTTCAAAAAAGAAGAGGTGACCAGTCATTTCTTCCAGACCTTGCAGGAACATGGCTATAAGATTGGCAAGTCTCAGCAGACGATTTATGCTCGGCTGGCTAAGGAAAAAATCGCCAATTACCTCGATATTCCCCGTGGCCATGCTATCTTAGGACTGACTCAGATTTCTTACTTTGATGACGGTACAGCTTTTGAATATGTAAAAAGCCAGTATGTCGGCGATCGTTTTGAATTTTATTTAGAAAACAATTAA